From a region of the Malania oleifera isolate guangnan ecotype guangnan chromosome 12, ASM2987363v1, whole genome shotgun sequence genome:
- the LOC131145127 gene encoding pentatricopeptide repeat-containing protein At1g28690, mitochondrial: MRNGIYPTSGRSIFSSTHTHQPLLPNQTSPLTHDYITYPTATTLSSALQHYIKSNYPSHGQKIHAHVLKIGFRPNANLSIKFLILHLKSCCLSYARRIFDEMPQPTVSAYNYMISGYLKHGQVEESLSVVRRMVFSNEKLDGFTFSMILKASTMSTGVLPLLNCSMGKQVHAHILKSDVEFDDVLCTALVDSYVKSGKISYARRVFDMMLEKNVICSTSMISGYMNQGSVRDAEDVFDKTIEKDVVVFNAMIEGYSKSLDTAKRSLEVFINMRQLNYQPTISTFASVIGACSLLASFEIGLQVQGQLVKTEFHRDIKLGSALIDMHSKCGRIEDARRVFDDMPEKNVFSWTSMIDGYGKNGDPYEAIELFGRMQKEYCIKPNYVTFLSALSACGHAGLVARGKEIFESMERNYSLKPKMEHYACMVDLIGRAGSLHQAWEFVMEMPDKPNSDVWAALLSSCRLHGDVEMANMAANELFRLNTDDRPGAYVALSNTYAAAGKWDNVSELRESMKVRGISKDTGSSWVGIDVGL; encoded by the coding sequence ATGAGAAATGGCATATATCCCACATCCGGACGGTCCATTTTCTCTTCAACCCACACCCATCAACCCCTACTCCCAAACCAGACTTCCCCGCTAACACACGACTACATCACCTACCCAACTGCCACTACTCTATCCTCAGCTCTGCAACATTACATCAAATCTAATTATCCCTCCCATGGCCAAAAGATTCATGCCCACGTTCTCAAAATTGGGTTCAGACCCAATGCCAATCTATCTATCAAGTTCCTCATATTACACTTAAAGAGCTGCTGTTTATCCTATGCACGGCGGATATTTGATGAAATGCCTCAACCAACTGTCTCCGCTTATAATTATATGATTTCAGGTTATCTTAAACACGGGCAAGTAGAGGAGTCACTGAGTGTGGTTCGAAGAATGGTATTTTCTAATGAAAAGCTTGATGGGTTcactttttcaatgattttaaaGGCGTCTACCATGAGTACTGGCGTTTTGCCCCTGCTAAATTGTAGTATGGGAAAGCAGGTCCATGCCCATATACTGAAATCTGATGTTGAGTTTGATGATGTTCTCTGCACGGCACTTGTTGATTCATATGTCAAAAGTGGGAAGATTAGTTATGCGAGGAGGGTGTTTGATATGATGTTGGAAAAGAATGTAATTTGTTCAACATCAATGATTTCGGGGTACATGAATCAAGGTTCTGTACGAGATGCTGAAGATGTTTTTGATAAAACAATTGAAAAAGATGTTGTGGTTTTCAATGCAATGATTGAAGGGTATAGTAAATCACTTGATACTGCTAAGAGGTCACTTGAGGTTTTTATTAACATGCGACAGTTGAATTACCAGCCTACAATCTCAACTTTTGCGAGTGTGATTGGGGCTTGCTCATTGTTGGCTTCATTTGAAATTGGTCTGCAAGTGCAAGGTCAGCTTGTGAAGACGGAATTCCATAGAGACATAAAGTTGGGAAGTGCTCTTATAGACATGCACTCAAAATGTGGCAGAATTGAGGATGCACGTAGAGTTTTTGATGACATGCCGGAAAAAAATGTGTTTTCATGGACTTCCATGATTGATGGATATGGGAAAAATGGAGATCCATATGAAGCAATTGAACTTTTTGGCAGGATGCAAAAAGAATATTGCATCAAACCTAATTATGTTACATTTCTGAGTGCTCTTTCAGCTTGTGGACATGCTGGCTTAGTTGCTAGAGGCAAAGAGATATTTGAGAGCATGGAAAGAAACTACTCCCTGAAACCAAAGATGGAGCATTATGCTTGCATGGTTGATCTCATAGGCCGTGCAGGCAGTCTACATCAGGCATGGGAGTTTGTGATGGAAATGCCTGACAAGCCTAATTCTGATGTTTGGGCTGCTCTGCTCAGTTCATGTAGGCTGCATGGTGATGTAGAGATGGCAAACATGGCTGCCAATGAACTTTTTAGGTTGAATACTGATGATCGACCAGGAGCTTATGTTGCACTGTCCAATACTTATGCTGCTGCCGGGAAATGGGACAATGTAAGTGAACTAAGGGAGTCTATGAAGGTGAGGGGGATATCTAAAGATACCGGCAGCAGTTGGGTAGGGATTGATGTTGGCCTATGA